The proteins below come from a single Panicum hallii strain FIL2 chromosome 7, PHallii_v3.1, whole genome shotgun sequence genomic window:
- the LOC112901293 gene encoding probable low-specificity L-threonine aldolase 2 — protein sequence MAARVVDLRADTVTKPTEAMRAAMAAADVGDDVRDGDPTVRRFEAEMAALMGKEAALFVPSGTMANLVSVLTHCDVRGSEVILGDDSHIHLYENGGIATIGGVHPRPVRSNPDGTMDIDRIVAAIRSPDGVIYYPTTRLICLENTHVNSGGRCLSVEYTDKVGEIARSRGLKLHLDGARIFNASVALGVPVDRLVKAADSVSVCLSKGLGAPVGSVIVGSKAFIDKAKFLRKTLGGGMRQVGVLCAAAHVAVRDTVGKLADDHRRAKSLAEGLNKIEQFTVDSASVETNMVFFDIVDSRISSYKLCQILEKRNVLANPRSLKSVRVVLHYHISDSDVQYALTCFEKAVEELLMGDTESEHLADGATKNSYGY from the exons ATGGCGGCCAGGGTGGTGGACCTGCGCGCGGACACGGTCACCAAGCCCACGGAGGCCATgcgcgccgccatggccgcggCCGACGTCGGCGACGACGTCCGGGACGGGGACCCCACCGTGCGGCGCTTCGAGGCGGAGATGGCGGCGCTCATGGGCAAGGAGGCCGCGCTCTTCGTGCCCTCGGGCACCATGGCCAACCTCGTCTCCGTCCTCACCCACTGCGACGTCCGGGGCAGCGAGGTCATCCTCGGGGACGACTCGCACATCCACCTCTACGAGAACGGGGGGATCGCCACCATCGGCGGCGTGCACCCCAGGCCCGTCAGGAGCAACCCCGACGGCACCATGGACATCGACAGGATCGTCGCCGCCATCAGGAGTCCGGATGGGGTGATATATTACCCGACCACCAGGCTCATCTGTTTGGAGAACACACATGTAAA TTCTGGTGGAAGATGTTTATCTGTAGAATATACGGACAAGGTTGGCGAAATTGCCAGGAGTCGTGGcctgaagctccatcttgatgGAGCTCGCATTTTTAACGCTTCCGTG GCACTTGGAGTTCCTGTAGACAGACTTGTGAAAGCTGCTGATTCAGTTTCG GTATGCCTATCTAAAGGTTTAGGTGCACCTGTTGGATCAGTTATCGTTGGTTCAAAGGCCTTCATTGACAAG GCCAAATTTCTTAGGAAGACCCTAGGTGGTGGAATGAGGCAGGTTGGAGTTCTGTGTGCTGCTGCCCATGTTGCCGTTCGTGACACTGTGGGAAAGCTTGCGGATGACCACAGAAGGGCTAAATCTTTGGCAG AGGGACTGAATAAGATTGAACAGTTTACAGTGGATTCAGCTTCAGTCGAGACCAACATG GTGTTCTTTGATATTGTGGATTCACGCATATCATCGTACAAGCTGTGCCAAATCCTGGAAAAGCGCAACGTGCTTGCAAATCCGAGGAGTTTAAAAAG TGTCAGGGTAGTCCTCCATTACCATATTTCGGATAGCGATGTTCAATATGCACTGACATGTTTTGAG